A stretch of DNA from Acidobacteriota bacterium:
GCGGCCGGCCGCGGATCACCGAGACGTCGAGATCGCCGTAGGTCGTGAGCGCGAGCGTGCGCGGGATGGGCGTCGCGGTCATGACGAGCACATCGGGACTCGCGCCCTTGTGGCGCAGCGTCGCGCGCTGCATGACGCCGAACCGGTGCTGCTCGTCGATGACGACGAGGCCGAGGTCGTGGAACGCCACCGGCTGCTCGGCCAGCGCGTGGGTTCCGACGACCAGGTGAACCGCGCCGCTCGCCAGCTCCGCGATCACGTCGCGCCGACGCGCCGCGCTGACGCTGCCGGTGAGCAGCGCGACCCGGAAGCGCGAGGCATCGAGCAGCCGGCGAATCGTGAGGTAGTGTTGATCGGCGAGGATCTCGGTCGGCGCCATGAACGCGACCTGGAACCCGTTCTCCATGGCGACGATGGCGGCGAGCAGCGCCACGATCGTCTTGCCGGCGCCGACGTCTCCTTGAAGCAGCCGGTTCATGGGAGTCTCGCGCTGCATGTCCGCGACGATCTCGCGCAGCGCGCGCTTCTGCCCATCGGTCAGCTTGAACGGCAAGGCCCGCCTCGCCGACTCGCGAATGCGATCGTCGACGACGACCGCGCGCGTCTTGCGCTCGGCGGCATGACGCCGCTTCCTGAGCAGCAACCCGGCCTGGAACAGGAAGAACTCCTCGAAGATCAGCCGCCGCTGCGCGTCGGACGCCCATTGGTTCAGCACCGTCACGTCGGCGCCGGCCGGCGGAAAGTGAGCCGCCACGATGGCCGACCGCCGGTCGGGCAGATGAAGCCGCGCGCGAATCGCCGGCGGCAGCGGATCGGGCACGTCCGCCGGCAGATCCGCGAGGACGCGGTGCACGAGCACCCGCTGCATGCGCGGGGTCATCGACCCCGCGCGTTCGTAGACCGGCACGATCCGGCCGGCGTGCACGGCGTCGTCCTCGCCTTCCGGCGCGCCCGACAGGATCTCGTATTCGGGATTCGTGAGCTGCAGCCCGCCGGTTCCGCGAAACTCGAGCGCGCCGAAGAGCACCACGCGATCCCCCGGATGGAACACGTCCTTGAGGAACGACTGATTCGGGAACACCGCGCGGACTGCGCCGCTCGCGTCCTTCACGACCAGCTCGAAGAGCCGGAATCCCGGCCGGCGCGTGGAGCGCGAGCCGGAGCCGAGCACCTCGCCGATCACCGTGGCGGTGCGCCCGGGCTCGAGCGCGGCAATCGGCACGACCACCGCGCGGTCCTCGTAGCGGAGCGGAAAGCGGAGCAGCAGGTCTTCGACGGTGATCAGGCCGACACGCTCGAGGTCGGCGGCGCGCCGGGGCCCGACCCCTTTCAGGAACTGGAGCGGCGTCGAAAGAAACTCGGACACGGGAGCGGCGGGCCGACGCCCGCGCTACGGTTGTACCACGATGGCTTGGCCGGGGGTGATCTCCACGGACTGGATGTTCGCCGGCAGATCGAACGGCTTGTCGATGTCGAATCCGTCCGGCGACTCCGGCGTGCGCGTGTAGTAGCTGATCAACTGCTGGAGCACCGTCTTCGGAATCGTGACGCCGCTGATGGTGGCGGTCTCGAGCTGGAGCACGCCGCGGCCGTTCGAGGCACGCACGGTGCCGGCCGCGGTCACGGGCGCCTTGCCGCTCAGCCACGCGAGCGGATCGAAGAAGCTGCGGTTCTGCGGCTTGAGCGCGGCGTCGAGATCGAGGACGGCTTTCGCGCGCACACGGCCGCCGTCGCCGATCTGCAACTCGGGCTCGAGGACACCGGCGGGCAGAAACGTCCGCCCGTTGAGCTTGAAGTAGGCGTTGACCTCACGGTCGGTGAGGACGGTCCGGAACGTGGGCGTCGTCTGCCTGGGCTTGGCGGCAGCGCGCTGGTTGATCGCCGCGACCTTCTTCTGGAGGCTCGCGGCATCGCGCACGAGGGCGGCATCCTGCGCGGCGACCGACGCGCCGGCGACGAGGACGACGGCGAGCACGCTCAGACGAACCCTGCGCACGATCCAATAGTACGACACCGCGCGAGGTGTCCGACGCCGGCTACTTCGGCTCGCGGCCTCTCGCATGGGCGACGAGACGGTCGACGTCCGGCCGCCGTGGCAGGCCGGTTTGCGCCCCGACGGCCTGGCAGTTGAGAGCCGCCGTCGCGTTCGCCTGCTCGAGGATGGTCTCGAGGTCCGGCGCGTCGGCCAGACGGATCCACGCGCTGACGAACCCGGCCCGGAACGCGTCGCCCGCGCCGGTCGTGTCGACGACGTCCACCTGGAACCCCGGCGTGCGGATCTCGCGGCCGTTGGCCAGTGCCAGCGACCCCTCGGCGCCGAGCGTCACAATCGTCGCGGCCGGCTGGAACTCGCGATCGAGCGCCGCCAGCCCAGCGCCCGGCGACGCCGTGCTGGTCCAGCTCTCCAGGAACGCGCGTGGGACGACGATGACGGCAATCTCGCGCAGGAGCTCGGCGGCGGCGAGGCTCACGCGGTCCACGTCGACGACGGTCGGCACGCCTCGCTCGCGCGCGAGCCGGGCGATCGCCGTCGACGTCGCGAGGTCGGTCGCATCCAGCATGAGGATGCGGCCGGCGAGCACGGCCTCGACCGGCATCGCACCGCGATCGACCGCGAGCGCCGGATCGCGAAATTCGTGCACCGTGCGATCGCCGGTGTCCGAGTCGACGAGCACGACGGCCACGCGGCTGCGGGCGTCGCGCTCGAGCGCCACGAGGTCCACGCCTTCGCGATCGAGCGCCCGCCGCACCGTGGCGCCCCACTCGTCGCGCCCGAAGACGCCGACGTAGCGCGCGCGCAGCCCTTGCCGCGCACAGGCGACCGCCGCGGTCGTCGCCTGCCCGCCCACGAGCAGCTCGAAGCGCGTGAGCGTCGTCTTGTCCACGCCGGCGGGCGGGCGCGACCCCGTGCCGACGAAGTCCAGGCTGTTCTCTCCGAAGGCCACGACGTCGAATCGACGGGCGGCGGAAGGCAGTCGAGGGGGCCAGCGCATGCGTTGGGCGACTATCTTGTCCCATTCCGGACCCGCCTGCTTGATATTCGCCTTTTCTTTGCGTATAGTCCCCGCGACCTTCCTTCGGCGCGGGAGCCCCGAATGCAGCCACTGACCAAACGCCAGCGGGAAATTCTGGACTACCTCGAAGAGTTCATCCACCAGCACGGCTACGCGCCGAGCCTCGAGGAGATCGGCGCGCGATTCAACCTCTCGTCGCTTGCGACCGTCCACAAGCACCTCACGAACCTCCAGGAGAAAGGCTTCATCCGCCGGTCCTGGAATCGCAGCCGATCGGTGGAGCTCTTGTCGGCCCCTGCAGCGCATCGC
This window harbors:
- the recG gene encoding ATP-dependent DNA helicase RecG, coding for MSEFLSTPLQFLKGVGPRRAADLERVGLITVEDLLLRFPLRYEDRAVVVPIAALEPGRTATVIGEVLGSGSRSTRRPGFRLFELVVKDASGAVRAVFPNQSFLKDVFHPGDRVVLFGALEFRGTGGLQLTNPEYEILSGAPEGEDDAVHAGRIVPVYERAGSMTPRMQRVLVHRVLADLPADVPDPLPPAIRARLHLPDRRSAIVAAHFPPAGADVTVLNQWASDAQRRLIFEEFFLFQAGLLLRKRRHAAERKTRAVVVDDRIRESARRALPFKLTDGQKRALREIVADMQRETPMNRLLQGDVGAGKTIVALLAAIVAMENGFQVAFMAPTEILADQHYLTIRRLLDASRFRVALLTGSVSAARRRDVIAELASGAVHLVVGTHALAEQPVAFHDLGLVVIDEQHRFGVMQRATLRHKGASPDVLVMTATPIPRTLALTTYGDLDVSVIRGRPPGRQPVRTIARPESRRDEVYGLARQEIAAGRQVYVIYPLVEESEKVDLRAATAMADHLQLEVFPDATVALLHGRLKQDEKDRVMSAFARGDVHVLVATTVVEVGVDVPNATMMVIEHAERFGLSQLHQLRGRVGRGAHASTCVLLYQHPLGPASRARLDALVETGDGFDIAERDLALRGPGDFFGTRQSGLPTLRVGDLVRDHRVMEDARREAAAWLDEHGSDGVVADVSANWAVRFGLVEIG
- a CDS encoding carbohydrate kinase family protein, whose translation is MAFGENSLDFVGTGSRPPAGVDKTTLTRFELLVGGQATTAAVACARQGLRARYVGVFGRDEWGATVRRALDREGVDLVALERDARSRVAVVLVDSDTGDRTVHEFRDPALAVDRGAMPVEAVLAGRILMLDATDLATSTAIARLARERGVPTVVDVDRVSLAAAELLREIAVIVVPRAFLESWTSTASPGAGLAALDREFQPAATIVTLGAEGSLALANGREIRTPGFQVDVVDTTGAGDAFRAGFVSAWIRLADAPDLETILEQANATAALNCQAVGAQTGLPRRPDVDRLVAHARGREPK